In one Candidatus Nanopelagicus limnes genomic region, the following are encoded:
- the argC gene encoding N-acetyl-gamma-glutamyl-phosphate reductase has product MKIGVVGASGYAGGELLRLLSEHPNFEISFIGAHTNAGESITALHPQLIQFEGQQFSAVNVDDLNKCDLVFTALPHGESAKLISQLNEKVKIVDLGADYRLTDKTQWDKYYGGSYAGSWTYGLPELTDHQLITKSKHVASPGCYATAIALSVAPVINQIDSEDIVVVAASGTTGAGRTAKVNLIGSEVMNNLTSYKFGGVHQHTPEIEQILSSISNKSVKISFTPILAPMPRGILATVTAKLITATSAQKLRTVYSDFYDKSKFVSLLTEGQMPMTNSVLGTSNVSMQIALDSHVNRIIISTAIDNLGKGAAGQAIQNANLMCNLAEDAGLKLAGVR; this is encoded by the coding sequence ATGAAAATTGGAGTAGTTGGCGCCAGCGGATATGCAGGTGGGGAACTGCTGCGATTGTTATCTGAGCATCCGAATTTTGAAATTAGTTTTATTGGTGCGCACACCAACGCGGGAGAATCCATAACTGCCCTGCATCCACAATTAATTCAGTTTGAAGGTCAGCAGTTTTCGGCAGTAAATGTCGATGATTTAAACAAATGTGATTTAGTTTTCACAGCATTGCCCCATGGTGAATCGGCCAAACTTATTTCTCAATTAAATGAGAAGGTGAAGATTGTTGATCTAGGAGCTGATTATCGTCTGACTGATAAAACTCAATGGGATAAGTATTATGGGGGATCTTACGCTGGGAGTTGGACCTATGGATTGCCAGAATTAACGGATCATCAATTAATCACTAAATCCAAACATGTTGCTAGCCCGGGTTGTTATGCAACAGCCATTGCGCTCTCAGTTGCGCCAGTAATAAATCAAATTGATAGTGAAGATATTGTGGTGGTTGCTGCCTCTGGAACAACTGGGGCGGGCAGAACCGCAAAGGTTAACTTGATTGGTAGTGAGGTAATGAACAATCTCACCTCATATAAATTTGGTGGAGTTCACCAACATACCCCAGAGATAGAGCAAATTCTTAGCTCGATCTCTAATAAATCAGTCAAAATCTCATTCACACCAATACTTGCGCCTATGCCAAGAGGAATTCTGGCAACGGTTACGGCCAAGCTCATCACTGCAACCTCAGCACAAAAACTAAGAACCGTTTATTCAGATTTCTATGATAAAAGTAAATTTGTTTCGTTATTGACCGAGGGCCAAATGCCAATGACTAATTCAGTACTGGGCACAAGTAATGTATCCATGCAGATTGCACTAGATTCCCATGTAAATCGAATAATAATTTCAACCGCAATTGATAATCTCGGCAAAGGTGCGGCTGGTCAAGCCATTCAAAATGCTAATTTAATGTGTAACTTGGCAGAGGATGCTGGCTTGAAATTAGCAGGTGTTAGATGA
- a CDS encoding arginine repressor has product MAKLNMQSATARRSLVIKLVDDALIHSQSDLVRELGKLGYVVTQATASRDLEELGAVRGKDNSGIFRYQFVSAPQSSKSRGVSEFIASVEASGNLAVVKTPPGAAQLLAGNLDRAMKSGKLNSAIGTIAGDDTVLVVAKSAAGGPSLAKEITKFFGGK; this is encoded by the coding sequence ATGGCTAAGTTAAATATGCAAAGTGCAACAGCTAGACGTTCTCTTGTAATCAAGTTAGTTGATGATGCACTAATACATTCTCAAAGTGATTTGGTTAGGGAGCTAGGAAAACTTGGATATGTAGTGACTCAGGCAACAGCAAGTAGAGATCTAGAAGAACTAGGCGCGGTTCGAGGCAAAGACAACTCTGGAATTTTTCGTTATCAATTTGTTTCCGCACCTCAAAGTTCAAAAAGTAGAGGTGTTTCTGAGTTTATCGCATCAGTTGAGGCAAGTGGTAATTTAGCAGTTGTGAAAACTCCGCCAGGGGCTGCTCAACTTTTAGCTGGTAATTTAGATCGGGCGATGAAAAGCGGCAAACTAAATTCTGCAATCGGTACGATTGCCGGAGATGACACTGTGCTGGTCGTGGCTAAATCTGCGGCAGGCGGACCATCCCTTGCTAAGGAAATTACTAAATTTTTTGGAGGCAAGTAA
- the pheT gene encoding phenylalanine--tRNA ligase subunit beta has product MKIPLSWLQDFVTLPAKISPEQISQAFVKVGFEVEAIEEQGTNLKGPLVVGKVLSIEELSGHKKPIRFVGLDVGEKKIRYVICGARNFKVNDLVVVALPGAVLPGDFKISARETYGKVSDGMICSAKEIGISEEHAGIIVLPEGKIGQDAMALLDVNDVIFDIAVNPDRGYAMSVRGLARELAGSLQLKYVDPADPKIAKKFGRKNQKAVSVKIEDKSGADQIYIRTLDQVNVKKSTPLWMQRRIEKCGMRSISLAVDITNYVMLELGQPLHAFDAQYIMGGLRVVRAGKFTKLTTLDKIDRKLDPDNLLIADSKTPLALAGTMGGLASEVTNETTKIALEAAHFDPLSIARNSRSHNLSSEASRRIERNTDPALAQIASARATQLLIDLADAKYVGTSQAGLPIKNRKVKISQSKISRYLGFTYTSKQVKNALTLVGCKVTGSADLLTVEVPTWRPDLINFADFAEEIARLNNYDLIPATLPIGKGGAQLNGMQYRKRAVAIALANQGFTEVINYPFVSQEMVDLLGFTGDRTKSFKIANPMSEEFPLLRTHLLPGLLTTAVRNIGRGSKNLAIFEIGTIFRNTTALGKAVNPGISKRPSEKVIKEIYDGVPKQMLFVGAVVTGETILSDWQGSGNKFTWSDAIAKAQEIIESTGNDFEVVSSDLAPWHPGRCAELRVNGKPVAHAGELHPRVITALNLPERSCAFAVILSELPAAGVTKAPPIWSFPAVVQDVALVVEAKIAAADLTAALKQGAGPLLESIVLFDRYDQMAENKVSLAFTLTFRASDRTLTSDEVAGYRDQAIAQAGKSVGAVLRGNA; this is encoded by the coding sequence ATGAAGATTCCATTAAGTTGGCTGCAAGATTTTGTAACCCTTCCAGCGAAAATCAGTCCTGAACAAATCTCTCAAGCTTTTGTAAAGGTGGGTTTTGAAGTTGAAGCAATTGAAGAGCAAGGCACAAACTTAAAAGGACCGCTGGTAGTTGGAAAAGTTCTTTCAATTGAAGAGTTATCTGGACATAAGAAACCTATTAGATTTGTGGGTTTAGATGTTGGCGAGAAAAAGATACGTTATGTTATTTGTGGAGCACGTAATTTTAAGGTTAATGACTTAGTTGTCGTGGCTCTGCCAGGAGCTGTACTTCCAGGCGACTTCAAAATTTCAGCCAGAGAAACCTATGGCAAAGTTAGCGATGGCATGATTTGCTCGGCTAAAGAAATTGGTATCAGTGAAGAACATGCAGGAATTATAGTTTTGCCAGAAGGCAAGATCGGCCAAGATGCCATGGCTCTACTGGACGTGAACGATGTGATTTTTGATATCGCAGTAAATCCTGATCGAGGTTATGCAATGTCGGTTAGGGGATTAGCTAGAGAATTAGCTGGCTCACTTCAGCTTAAATATGTAGATCCAGCTGATCCTAAGATTGCTAAGAAGTTTGGAAGAAAGAATCAAAAGGCTGTTTCTGTAAAGATTGAAGACAAATCAGGAGCTGATCAGATTTACATCAGAACTTTAGATCAAGTGAATGTGAAGAAAAGCACCCCGTTATGGATGCAACGAAGGATTGAAAAATGCGGGATGAGATCTATTTCGTTGGCTGTTGATATTACAAATTATGTGATGCTAGAACTTGGGCAACCATTACACGCCTTTGATGCGCAATACATTATGGGTGGATTGCGGGTAGTCAGGGCTGGAAAATTCACTAAGTTAACAACCTTGGATAAAATTGATCGTAAATTAGATCCTGATAATTTATTGATTGCTGATTCAAAAACTCCCTTAGCTTTGGCTGGAACTATGGGAGGTTTAGCTTCAGAAGTTACTAATGAAACAACCAAAATTGCACTAGAAGCCGCGCATTTTGATCCACTAAGCATTGCTCGAAATTCAAGATCACATAATTTATCTAGTGAAGCCTCTCGTAGGATAGAACGTAATACTGATCCAGCATTGGCGCAGATTGCTTCTGCTAGGGCCACGCAATTACTGATTGATTTAGCTGATGCAAAGTATGTGGGTACATCTCAAGCAGGACTTCCAATTAAGAATCGCAAGGTGAAAATCTCGCAATCCAAAATCTCTAGATACCTTGGTTTTACCTATACGTCCAAGCAGGTAAAAAATGCATTGACGTTAGTTGGTTGCAAAGTTACTGGCAGCGCAGACTTGTTAACTGTGGAGGTCCCTACCTGGCGCCCAGATTTAATAAACTTTGCAGATTTCGCTGAGGAAATAGCTCGTTTGAATAATTACGACTTAATACCTGCCACCCTTCCGATCGGAAAAGGTGGAGCTCAATTAAATGGAATGCAGTATAGAAAACGTGCTGTGGCTATTGCTCTGGCTAATCAAGGATTTACCGAAGTTATCAATTATCCATTTGTGAGCCAGGAGATGGTTGATCTTCTTGGTTTTACTGGCGATCGAACTAAATCATTCAAAATTGCTAATCCAATGTCAGAAGAATTCCCATTATTGCGAACACATCTGCTGCCTGGTTTGCTTACCACTGCTGTTCGCAACATTGGTAGGGGATCAAAGAATCTTGCGATCTTTGAAATAGGAACTATTTTTAGAAATACCACTGCCCTTGGAAAAGCGGTTAACCCAGGGATTAGCAAACGTCCCAGTGAGAAAGTGATTAAAGAAATTTATGATGGTGTGCCAAAACAAATGTTGTTCGTTGGCGCTGTAGTAACTGGGGAGACGATTTTAAGTGACTGGCAAGGATCGGGCAATAAATTCACCTGGAGTGATGCAATTGCCAAGGCACAGGAAATTATCGAATCAACTGGAAATGATTTTGAAGTTGTAAGTAGTGATTTAGCTCCATGGCACCCAGGCAGATGTGCTGAGTTGCGGGTAAATGGAAAACCTGTTGCGCATGCTGGTGAATTGCATCCCCGAGTAATAACAGCTTTAAATTTGCCAGAACGTAGTTGCGCTTTCGCTGTAATCTTAAGTGAATTGCCTGCAGCTGGCGTGACTAAAGCACCTCCTATCTGGAGTTTTCCAGCAGTAGTTCAAGATGTAGCACTTGTTGTTGAGGCTAAAATTGCGGCTGCAGATTTAACTGCCGCGCTTAAGCAAGGTGCTGGGCCGTTATTAGAATCTATTGTTTTGTTTGATCGTTATGATCAAATGGCAGAAAATAAAGTATCACTCGCTTTCACTTTAACTTTCAGAGCCTCAGATCGCACCCTTACATCAGATGAGGTTGCTGGCTATCGTGATCAAGCAATTGCTCAAGCAGGTAAATCAGTGGGCGCGGTTCTGCGAGGCAATGCATAA
- the tyrS gene encoding tyrosine--tRNA ligase, with product MSNALLDDLEWRGLIAQSTDRKELENALSKPISLYLGVDPTAPSMHLGNLVVFLVLRRFQLAGHRPIALVGGATGLVGDPSGKNDERTLNEEKLVAEWVSKMRKQVEKILDFKDKDTSAKLVNNLDWTKAISALELLRDIGKHFSVNQMLAKDSVATRLSSTGISYTEFSYQVLQAYDYLELYRRDQCKLQIGGSDQWGNIVAGLDLIRKVEGGSAHALTVPLLAKSDGSKFGKTASGAIWLEESMTSAYEFFQFWLNSDDVDMPKLLKVFSMKNRAEIEELIEKVKTNPGAREAHRELAREMTAMIHGSAMANSVEEAAKALFGQGEIGDLDLKTLDSALSQLPKTTIKKGDPYPTWVDLLTATGVVESKSAARRIVKEGGAYLNNKKVESEDFTPSKTDLLHGKYLLLRKGKRDLAAVEVQG from the coding sequence ATGAGTAATGCACTTTTGGATGATTTGGAATGGCGCGGCTTAATCGCACAATCCACAGATCGTAAAGAGTTAGAAAACGCGCTATCCAAGCCAATTTCACTTTACCTTGGCGTTGATCCAACGGCGCCAAGCATGCATCTTGGAAACCTCGTAGTCTTCCTAGTGCTAAGAAGATTTCAGTTAGCCGGTCATCGTCCAATCGCCCTAGTTGGTGGAGCCACGGGATTAGTCGGTGATCCCAGTGGAAAAAATGATGAGCGCACATTAAATGAAGAAAAGCTAGTTGCAGAATGGGTTTCAAAGATGCGTAAGCAGGTTGAGAAAATATTGGATTTTAAGGATAAAGATACGAGTGCAAAATTGGTTAATAATTTAGATTGGACCAAAGCAATTTCTGCACTTGAATTATTAAGAGATATCGGCAAGCATTTCTCGGTTAATCAGATGTTGGCTAAGGATTCAGTTGCGACCAGGTTGTCTAGTACTGGAATCTCTTATACAGAATTTTCTTACCAAGTTTTGCAAGCATACGATTACCTCGAACTTTATCGACGAGATCAATGTAAATTACAAATTGGTGGCTCAGATCAATGGGGCAACATCGTTGCTGGCTTAGATCTCATCCGTAAAGTTGAAGGTGGTAGCGCGCATGCTCTAACTGTGCCACTGCTTGCTAAATCAGATGGTTCAAAATTTGGTAAAACAGCAAGTGGTGCTATTTGGTTAGAGGAAAGTATGACCAGCGCTTATGAATTCTTTCAATTTTGGCTAAATAGTGATGATGTAGATATGCCTAAACTATTGAAGGTATTTTCTATGAAAAATAGAGCTGAAATAGAAGAGTTAATTGAAAAGGTTAAAACTAATCCAGGAGCTAGAGAGGCCCATCGAGAATTGGCCAGGGAGATGACCGCCATGATCCATGGAAGCGCGATGGCTAATTCTGTGGAAGAGGCAGCTAAGGCTTTATTTGGTCAGGGGGAGATCGGTGATTTAGATCTTAAAACTCTGGATTCGGCCCTCTCTCAATTACCAAAAACCACCATTAAAAAGGGAGACCCCTACCCAACTTGGGTTGATTTATTGACAGCCACCGGCGTAGTGGAGTCAAAATCGGCCGCTAGGCGCATTGTTAAAGAGGGTGGGGCGTATTTGAACAATAAAAAGGTTGAAAGTGAGGATTTCACCCCTTCCAAAACCGATCTTTTGCATGGTAAGTACCTACTTCTTCGCAAGGGAAAACGGGATTTGGCAGCCGTTGAGGTCCAAGGCTAA
- the argB gene encoding acetylglutamate kinase, with translation MIVIKYGGNALPDQNTSDPVLEAIADAFLDGEQIVLVHGGGPQIDAALAEKGIGKNKVAGYRVTDEEVFNVVQSVLSGQVLRSIVNYLIGSEVNAVGLSASDGGLIRARKFEPIVDGKSVDIGYVGEVDEINPMILETLMTEGFLPVISPVATDNDGVGFNINADLVAAAVGGALRADSVLFLTDVDGIYRAWPDKSSLISEISIDELKQIAPSFADGMIPKVRAAISAIDSGAFSVRIANGTDLVSVLDALDNQGGTLVSA, from the coding sequence ATGATCGTTATTAAATACGGTGGCAACGCATTGCCAGATCAAAACACATCCGATCCAGTGCTAGAAGCAATAGCAGATGCCTTCTTAGATGGAGAACAAATAGTTTTAGTGCATGGTGGGGGACCCCAAATTGATGCAGCTTTGGCTGAAAAAGGCATAGGCAAGAATAAAGTTGCCGGTTATCGAGTGACCGATGAAGAGGTGTTTAATGTTGTGCAATCTGTGCTTAGTGGTCAAGTTTTAAGATCCATCGTTAACTATCTGATTGGAAGTGAGGTAAATGCTGTTGGTTTATCCGCTTCAGATGGGGGATTGATCAGGGCTAGAAAATTTGAACCAATCGTTGATGGTAAATCAGTTGATATTGGTTATGTCGGTGAGGTTGATGAAATCAACCCGATGATTTTAGAAACCCTGATGACAGAAGGTTTCCTGCCAGTGATCTCACCGGTCGCAACAGATAACGACGGCGTTGGTTTTAATATCAATGCTGATTTAGTAGCCGCCGCCGTTGGTGGGGCGTTGAGAGCTGATTCAGTTCTGTTTTTAACAGATGTTGATGGTATCTACCGTGCCTGGCCGGACAAATCATCATTGATTTCTGAGATTTCAATTGATGAACTTAAACAGATTGCTCCCAGTTTTGCAGATGGAATGATTCCAAAAGTAAGGGCTGCTATAAGTGCAATTGATTCAGGTGCGTTTTCAGTGCGGATTGCAAATGGAACCGACCTAGTATCGGTTTTAGACGCTTTGGATAATCAAGGCGGAACATTGGTGAGCGCCTAA
- the argH gene encoding argininosuccinate lyase, with protein MRDLSRSVHFDWRLAPYEIEVNLVHLSNLMKQKIVSKSDGEILQKGLLDLASEIGSGKFTYNNDDEDVHSAIERGLVEKCGSLGGAIRAGRSRNDLVITDFKLYLVDHLLEIASAIINLAKSFNIQATNQIDVIAPGFTHTQHAQPITFGQELSKHSHALLRDVDRIFDWIDRNNYSPFGAGALAGSSIQPEPETTALNLGFSGVMENSIDAVSDRDFAAEALFIMAMIGIHLSKIGEEFVLWSSTEFDWVEIDDAYATGSSIMPQKKNADVAELARGKSGRFIGNLTALFVVLKAMPFAYNRDLQEDKEPIFDSVDQLLILLPAITGMVQTAKFKQSNISKGAAAGYSLATEIADFLSKSGVPFSLAHEVAGECVKFCEKNGIELDQMSDQQLLTMHPNLTPEVKKFLNVSGAVSSRTSAMGTSKNSVLAAINKLNQDISGVDKVIASLRKQFSGMINP; from the coding sequence ATGCGTGATCTATCCCGAAGCGTGCATTTTGACTGGAGATTAGCCCCGTATGAAATCGAGGTGAACCTGGTTCATTTAAGCAATCTGATGAAGCAAAAAATTGTGTCAAAATCAGATGGCGAGATTCTGCAAAAAGGATTGTTAGATCTAGCAAGTGAGATCGGTAGCGGTAAATTCACCTATAACAACGATGATGAAGATGTACACAGCGCTATAGAACGTGGTTTAGTCGAAAAATGTGGATCACTCGGTGGAGCTATTCGAGCCGGAAGATCTCGAAATGATTTAGTAATAACCGATTTTAAGCTCTATTTGGTTGATCATCTGCTTGAGATTGCTAGCGCAATAATTAACTTAGCAAAAAGCTTTAATATTCAGGCTACAAATCAAATAGATGTCATAGCGCCAGGTTTTACTCATACCCAGCACGCACAACCAATCACTTTTGGCCAAGAATTAAGTAAGCACTCCCACGCTCTTTTAAGAGATGTTGATCGAATCTTTGATTGGATTGATCGAAATAACTACTCACCATTTGGCGCTGGTGCTTTAGCGGGATCTTCAATCCAACCTGAGCCTGAAACCACGGCTTTAAATCTTGGGTTTAGTGGCGTGATGGAGAACAGTATTGACGCAGTCAGTGATCGAGATTTTGCAGCAGAAGCTTTGTTTATTATGGCGATGATTGGTATTCATTTATCAAAGATAGGTGAAGAGTTTGTGTTATGGAGCTCAACTGAATTTGATTGGGTTGAGATTGATGATGCCTATGCGACGGGATCTTCCATCATGCCGCAGAAGAAGAATGCTGATGTTGCAGAATTAGCCAGAGGAAAATCAGGTCGCTTCATTGGCAACTTGACCGCTTTGTTCGTTGTTTTAAAGGCAATGCCTTTTGCATACAACCGCGATTTACAAGAAGATAAAGAGCCAATTTTTGATTCAGTGGATCAATTATTGATTTTGCTGCCTGCGATAACTGGCATGGTTCAAACAGCAAAATTTAAGCAATCAAATATTTCAAAAGGTGCTGCTGCCGGTTATTCATTAGCTACTGAGATTGCAGATTTTTTAAGTAAAAGCGGTGTGCCATTTTCACTAGCCCATGAGGTGGCAGGAGAGTGTGTTAAATTCTGTGAAAAAAATGGAATCGAACTTGATCAGATGAGTGATCAACAGTTACTTACCATGCATCCAAATTTAACCCCCGAGGTAAAGAAGTTTCTAAATGTTTCCGGTGCTGTATCTTCTCGGACCTCAGCTATGGGCACATCAAAGAATTCAGTTTTGGCCGCAATTAACAAGTTAAACCAAGACATCTCTGGGGTGGATAAGGTTATTGCCTCCCTGCGAAAGCAGTTTTCGGGCATGATCAACCCATGA